One Curtobacterium herbarum genomic window carries:
- the dprA gene encoding DNA-processing protein DprA, translating into MSGGVPGRSQQDRDAVLARLRDSAVGPADGDERQEVLARLAWSTVVEPGDADAGQLVARLGAGRSIRAVLAALDAGPLELAEMLVGAGAGAGAGAGAAVRNATGSAVTACDEDEIRERLVESAATALVPALARWRPRLQRLDVDAVLSAASAVGCALVVPGDQDWPAGIDDLGPHAPLVLWRRGVPSAAGRPSVAVVGSRANTVLGAEAAAEITSAAADAGCVVVSGGAHGIDAVAHRVAMAAGAPTVAVLAGGIDQLYPAANTAMLRAVSEHGALLAECPPGTRPSRWRFLARNRLIAALATTTVIVEAGARSGALNTANHAGQLGRTVFAVPGPYSSPASVGCHRLIADRRAEILVQPRDPAETAVRLWSGERIVAGAEVPIAGARIDPEVLRVVDALASRRPTPLDEVARRSGLSLADTTDALALAELQGLVQKGPGGWTTT; encoded by the coding sequence GTGAGCGGCGGTGTGCCCGGTCGGTCGCAGCAGGACCGCGATGCCGTCCTCGCTCGGCTGCGGGACTCAGCGGTCGGACCGGCCGACGGCGACGAGCGTCAGGAGGTCCTGGCCCGGTTGGCGTGGTCGACCGTCGTCGAGCCGGGGGACGCCGACGCCGGGCAGCTCGTCGCACGTCTCGGAGCGGGCCGCTCGATCCGCGCCGTGCTCGCTGCCCTCGACGCCGGACCACTGGAGTTGGCGGAGATGCTGGTCGGTGCGGGTGCGGGTGCGGGTGCGGGTGCGGGCGCGGCTGTTCGGAATGCGACGGGGTCCGCGGTCACCGCCTGTGACGAGGACGAGATCCGGGAGCGTCTGGTCGAGTCGGCCGCGACGGCGCTCGTCCCGGCACTCGCCCGGTGGCGGCCACGGCTCCAGCGGCTCGACGTCGACGCGGTGCTGTCCGCAGCGTCCGCGGTCGGGTGCGCACTGGTCGTCCCGGGCGACCAGGACTGGCCCGCGGGCATCGACGACCTCGGGCCGCACGCCCCGCTCGTCCTCTGGCGACGGGGCGTCCCGAGTGCCGCCGGACGCCCGTCGGTCGCGGTGGTCGGGTCGCGCGCGAACACCGTCCTCGGTGCCGAGGCCGCGGCCGAGATCACCTCCGCCGCAGCAGATGCCGGCTGTGTCGTCGTCTCCGGGGGCGCGCACGGCATCGACGCCGTCGCACACCGCGTCGCGATGGCCGCGGGAGCACCGACCGTCGCCGTGCTCGCCGGCGGGATCGACCAGCTCTACCCGGCCGCCAACACCGCGATGCTGCGTGCGGTGTCCGAGCACGGCGCCCTGCTCGCCGAGTGCCCGCCGGGGACCCGACCCTCGCGCTGGCGGTTCCTCGCCCGCAACCGGTTGATCGCGGCCCTCGCCACGACGACCGTCATCGTCGAGGCCGGTGCTCGCTCGGGGGCGCTCAACACCGCGAACCACGCCGGGCAGCTGGGGCGGACGGTGTTCGCCGTGCCGGGGCCGTACTCGTCGCCGGCCTCGGTCGGGTGTCACCGGCTGATCGCGGACCGGCGGGCGGAGATCCTGGTGCAGCCCCGCGACCCGGCCGAGACGGCAGTGCGCCTGTGGTCGGGTGAGCGGATCGTCGCCGGGGCCGAGGTCCCGATCGCCGGCGCGCGGATCGACCCGGAGGTGCTCCGCGTCGTCGATGCCCTCGCGTCCAGACGACCGACACCGCTGGACGAGGTCGCCCGGCGGTCGGGGCTGTCCCTCGCCGACACCACGGACGCCCTGGCGCTGGCGGAACTGCAGGGGCTGGTGCAGAAGGGCCCCGGGGGATGGACGACCACGTGA
- a CDS encoding tyrosine recombinase XerC, with amino-acid sequence MRDTDDDQEHAGGTLAAVVRVFLDHCRHGRGLSEQTVRAYRADLDDLVAFAAGREALTAADLTLEVLRDWLWAATGRGLARSTIARRSASVRAFTRWASETGVLTVDPGVRLRAPKGAAHLPRVVAQDQVRAMLDELAIRAVDDDPAALRDRAVVELLYAAGIRVSELVGLDLGDVDRSRLTVRVLGKGGKERVVPFGVPANDALGAWLDRGRPALVAAAAAAAAAAAAASAATAAGAADGAVAPPPAPAPAGRAGTALFLGDRGARLGTRSAYRIVARLLEALPGEGPSGPHTFRHTAATHLLDGGADLRAVQELLGHASLGTTQIYTHVSSARLREVYRTAHPRA; translated from the coding sequence ATGCGGGACACCGACGACGACCAGGAGCACGCGGGCGGGACGCTCGCGGCCGTCGTCCGGGTGTTCCTGGACCACTGTCGGCACGGCCGCGGTCTCAGCGAGCAGACCGTCCGGGCCTACCGGGCCGACCTCGACGACCTCGTAGCGTTCGCCGCCGGACGGGAGGCCCTCACGGCAGCCGACCTCACGCTCGAGGTGCTCCGCGACTGGCTCTGGGCCGCGACCGGACGCGGCCTCGCCCGGTCGACCATCGCCCGCCGCAGTGCGTCGGTCCGGGCCTTCACCCGGTGGGCGAGCGAGACCGGTGTGCTGACCGTTGACCCGGGTGTGCGCCTCCGGGCACCGAAGGGCGCCGCGCACCTGCCCCGTGTCGTGGCGCAGGACCAGGTGCGCGCGATGCTCGACGAGCTCGCGATCCGTGCCGTCGACGACGACCCGGCGGCGCTCCGCGACCGCGCCGTGGTCGAACTGCTCTACGCCGCGGGCATCCGGGTGAGTGAACTCGTCGGACTCGACCTCGGGGACGTGGACCGCAGCCGGCTGACCGTCCGTGTGCTCGGCAAGGGCGGCAAGGAGCGGGTGGTGCCGTTCGGTGTCCCGGCGAACGACGCCCTCGGAGCGTGGCTCGACCGCGGACGCCCCGCGCTCGTCGCAGCCGCAGCCGCAGCCGCAGCCGCAGCCGCAGCGGCATCGGCTGCAACGGCGGCCGGGGCTGCCGACGGCGCGGTCGCACCGCCACCCGCACCCGCACCCGCGGGCCGTGCCGGCACCGCCCTGTTCCTCGGTGACCGCGGCGCACGACTCGGGACCCGGAGCGCCTACCGCATCGTGGCCCGGCTGCTCGAAGCGCTGCCCGGCGAGGGACCGAGCGGCCCGCACACCTTCCGGCACACCGCGGCGACGCACCTGCTCGACGGGGGAGCGGACCTGCGGGCCGTGCAGGAGCTCCTCGGACACGCGAGCCTCGGCACGACGCAGATCTACACCCACGTCTCGTCAGCCCGACTCCGCGAGGTCTACCGCACCGCTCACCCCCGCGCCTGA
- a CDS encoding murein hydrolase activator EnvC family protein: protein MTAAPVALLVRIRPGARVALPAIVALTVLVTLTVLATVPLLASVAGAASSPPPQTAAQSAARSAARWSWPTATRVVVRPWEAPATDYGPGHRGLDVPAPPGTPVTAPADGTVAFAGQVGGRPVVTIDHGGGLVSTLDPVVPSVSAGAVVRRGQGVGTVGNGHCPATAPCLHLGARVDDRYVDPLPLLPRPAWPVLLPDGQARG from the coding sequence GTGACGGCGGCGCCCGTCGCCCTGCTGGTGCGCATCCGCCCGGGAGCGCGCGTCGCTCTGCCCGCGATCGTCGCCCTGACCGTGCTCGTCACCCTGACCGTGCTCGCCACCGTGCCCCTGCTGGCCTCGGTGGCCGGTGCCGCGTCGAGTCCGCCGCCACAGACCGCCGCCCAGTCGGCGGCTCGGTCGGCGGCTCGGTGGTCCTGGCCGACAGCGACCCGGGTCGTGGTCCGACCGTGGGAGGCACCCGCGACGGACTACGGGCCGGGACACCGTGGTCTCGACGTCCCGGCGCCACCCGGCACACCGGTGACGGCTCCGGCCGACGGCACGGTCGCGTTCGCCGGGCAGGTCGGCGGTCGCCCGGTCGTGACGATCGACCACGGTGGCGGGCTGGTCAGCACCCTCGATCCGGTCGTGCCGTCCGTGTCGGCCGGCGCGGTCGTCCGTCGTGGCCAGGGCGTCGGGACGGTCGGCAACGGACACTGTCCGGCGACGGCGCCGTGCCTGCACCTGGGCGCTCGGGTGGACGACCGGTACGTGGACCCCCTCCCGCTGCTGCCGAGGCCCGCGTGGCCCGTGCTGCTGCCGGACGGTCAGGCGCGGGGGTGA
- a CDS encoding sugar porter family MFS transporter: MSNTTTGHGEDRAFKGKVTLFAIAAAVGGFLFGFDSSVINGAVEAIKGEFDLSEGASGFAVASALIGCAFGAYFAGRLADRWGRTRVMFWAAVLFFVSSIGSGFAFATWDFVLWRLIGGLGIGTASVIAPAYISEVSPKAIRGRLASFQQLAITLGIFAALLSDQFFAVTAGSASAEIADLPAWRWMFLVGVIPSIVYGILAITLPESPRYLLTKGRTDDARDVMTKIVPRDTVNTSLEEIQDGITKEANEKKGSIRGNRFGLQPIVWVGIILAVLQQFVGINVIFYYSTTLWQAVGFKESQSFLISTITSVVNVAVTFIAIFLVDKVGRKPLLVSGSAGMFVSLAMVAIAFSQANIVNGEPSLPGPWGVIALIFANLFVVSFGATWGPLMWVLLGEMFPNRIRATALGIGSAANWVANFIVTITFPVLSGFNLTVTYGIYALFALISFFFVIAKIPETKGRSLEEMGISAEGETSAAKA; encoded by the coding sequence GTGTCGAACACGACCACCGGACACGGCGAAGACCGTGCGTTCAAGGGGAAGGTCACGCTGTTCGCCATCGCGGCGGCAGTCGGCGGCTTCCTCTTCGGCTTCGACTCGTCCGTCATCAACGGCGCCGTCGAGGCCATCAAGGGCGAGTTCGACCTGTCCGAGGGCGCCAGCGGTTTCGCGGTCGCCTCGGCCCTCATCGGGTGTGCGTTCGGCGCCTACTTCGCCGGCCGTCTCGCTGACCGCTGGGGCCGCACCCGCGTGATGTTCTGGGCAGCCGTGCTGTTCTTCGTCTCCTCGATCGGCTCCGGCTTCGCGTTCGCCACGTGGGACTTCGTCCTGTGGCGCCTCATCGGCGGTCTCGGCATCGGTACCGCGTCGGTCATCGCCCCCGCGTACATCTCCGAGGTGTCCCCGAAGGCGATCCGTGGGCGTCTGGCCTCGTTCCAGCAGCTCGCGATCACGCTCGGTATCTTCGCCGCCCTGCTCTCCGACCAGTTCTTCGCGGTCACGGCGGGCAGCGCCTCGGCCGAGATCGCCGATCTGCCGGCCTGGCGCTGGATGTTCCTGGTCGGCGTGATCCCGTCGATCGTCTACGGCATCCTCGCGATCACCCTGCCGGAGTCGCCGCGGTACCTGCTCACCAAGGGACGCACCGACGACGCACGAGACGTCATGACGAAGATCGTGCCGCGTGACACGGTCAACACGAGCCTGGAGGAGATCCAGGACGGCATCACCAAGGAAGCCAACGAGAAGAAGGGCTCGATCCGGGGCAACCGCTTCGGTCTGCAGCCCATCGTCTGGGTCGGCATCATCCTGGCCGTGCTGCAGCAGTTCGTCGGCATCAACGTGATCTTCTACTACTCGACCACCCTCTGGCAGGCCGTCGGGTTCAAGGAGAGCCAGTCCTTCCTCATCTCGACGATCACCTCGGTGGTCAACGTCGCGGTGACGTTCATCGCGATCTTCCTGGTGGACAAGGTCGGTCGCAAGCCGCTCCTGGTGTCGGGTTCCGCGGGCATGTTCGTCTCGCTCGCCATGGTCGCGATCGCGTTCTCGCAGGCGAACATCGTGAACGGCGAGCCGAGCCTGCCGGGTCCCTGGGGCGTCATCGCGCTCATCTTCGCGAACCTCTTCGTGGTCTCGTTCGGCGCCACCTGGGGTCCGCTCATGTGGGTCCTCCTCGGCGAGATGTTCCCGAACCGCATCCGTGCGACCGCTCTCGGCATCGGGTCGGCCGCCAACTGGGTCGCGAACTTCATCGTCACGATCACGTTCCCGGTCCTGTCGGGGTTCAACCTCACCGTCACGTACGGCATCTACGCGCTCTTCGCACTGATCTCGTTCTTCTTCGTCATCGCGAAGATCCCCGAGACCAAGGGCCGCTCGCTCGAGGAGATGGGCATCTCCGCCGAGGGGGAGACGAGCGCCGCCAAGGCCTAG
- the rpsB gene encoding 30S ribosomal protein S2, which yields MAVVTIRQLLDSGVHFGHQTRRWNPKVKRFILAERSGIHIIDLQQSLAFIDRAYDFVKETVSHGGTILFVGTKKQAQGSIAEQATRVGQPYVNQRWLGGLLTNFQTVSKRLARMKELEEIDFDDTTKGFTKKELLIKKRELDKLHKTLGGIRNLTRTPSALWIVDTKKEHLAVDEAQKLGIPIIGILDTNCDPDEITYPIPGNDDAIRSVGLLTRIVADAAAEGLKTRHNGGNDDEPTEPLAEWEQELLGGDSATPAADAAPEGSTVQENNADAQVADKEIGEPIPDAAKNAEPTAEAVAAAETTPAE from the coding sequence ATGGCCGTCGTCACCATCCGCCAGCTGCTCGACAGCGGCGTCCACTTCGGACACCAGACCCGCCGGTGGAACCCGAAGGTGAAGCGCTTCATCCTCGCCGAGCGCTCGGGCATCCACATCATCGACCTGCAGCAGTCGCTGGCGTTCATCGACCGCGCGTACGACTTCGTCAAGGAGACGGTCTCGCACGGTGGCACGATCCTCTTCGTGGGCACCAAGAAGCAGGCCCAGGGCTCCATCGCCGAGCAGGCGACCCGCGTCGGCCAGCCGTACGTCAACCAGCGTTGGCTCGGCGGTCTGCTCACGAACTTCCAGACGGTCTCCAAGCGCCTCGCGCGCATGAAGGAGCTCGAGGAGATCGACTTCGACGACACGACGAAGGGCTTCACCAAGAAGGAGCTCCTCATCAAGAAGCGCGAGCTGGACAAGCTCCACAAGACCCTCGGTGGTATCCGCAACCTCACGCGGACCCCGAGCGCGCTCTGGATCGTCGACACCAAGAAGGAGCACCTCGCCGTCGACGAGGCGCAGAAGCTCGGGATCCCGATCATCGGCATCCTCGACACCAACTGCGACCCCGACGAGATCACGTACCCGATCCCGGGCAACGACGACGCGATCCGCTCCGTGGGCCTGCTGACCCGCATCGTCGCGGACGCCGCGGCCGAGGGCCTGAAGACCCGCCACAACGGTGGCAACGACGACGAGCCGACCGAGCCCCTCGCCGAGTGGGAGCAGGAGCTCCTCGGTGGCGACAGCGCGACCCCGGCCGCCGACGCCGCCCCCGAGGGCAGCACGGTCCAGGAGAACAACGCCGACGCGCAGGTCGCGGACAAGGAGATCGGCGAGCCGATCCCCGACGCTGCGAAGAACGCCGAGCCGACCGCCGAGGCCGTCGCCGCCGCGGAGACCACCCCCGCCGAGTGA
- the tsf gene encoding translation elongation factor Ts: MANFTAQDVKKLREDLGAGMMDAKNALVEADGDYDKAVELLRIKGAKAVAKRDDRATSEGVVVATADNGAATVVELASETDFVAKNEKFTTLADKVLGAVAAAGATDVAAANAAPLDGKTVLDIVNENAAALGEKLEVRTVRRVEGSSFEIYLHKTSQDLPPQIAVVVAYEGDNAAEARSIAQHVAFANPTYLTRDEVPADEIAKERATVEAITREEGKPEAALPKIVEGRVNAYVKQVSLLDQDYAKDNKISVAKAAENAGITIQGFARVKVGA, translated from the coding sequence ATGGCAAACTTCACCGCACAGGACGTGAAGAAGCTCCGCGAGGACCTCGGGGCCGGCATGATGGACGCGAAGAACGCGCTCGTCGAGGCCGACGGCGACTACGACAAGGCCGTCGAGCTGCTCCGCATCAAGGGTGCCAAGGCCGTCGCCAAGCGCGATGACCGCGCCACCTCCGAGGGCGTCGTCGTCGCGACCGCCGACAACGGTGCCGCCACCGTCGTCGAGCTGGCCAGCGAGACCGACTTCGTCGCGAAGAACGAGAAGTTCACGACCCTGGCCGACAAGGTGCTCGGTGCGGTCGCCGCTGCCGGTGCCACCGACGTCGCCGCCGCGAACGCCGCCCCGCTCGACGGCAAGACGGTGCTCGACATCGTCAACGAGAACGCTGCTGCGCTCGGCGAGAAGCTCGAGGTCCGCACGGTCCGCCGCGTCGAGGGCTCCTCCTTCGAGATCTACCTGCACAAGACGAGCCAGGACCTGCCGCCGCAGATCGCCGTCGTCGTCGCCTACGAGGGCGACAACGCGGCCGAGGCCCGTTCGATCGCGCAGCACGTCGCGTTCGCGAACCCGACGTACCTGACGCGCGACGAGGTCCCGGCCGACGAGATCGCCAAGGAGCGCGCCACCGTCGAGGCGATCACGCGCGAGGAGGGCAAGCCCGAGGCCGCCCTCCCGAAGATCGTCGAGGGTCGGGTGAACGCCTACGTCAAGCAGGTGTCGCTCCTCGACCAGGACTACGCGAAGGACAACAAGATCTCCGTCGCGAAGGCCGCTGAGAACGCCGGCATCACGATCCAGGGCTTCGCCCGCGTCAAGGTCGGCGCGTAA
- the pyrH gene encoding UMP kinase translates to MTDEKTGRRRVLLKLSGEAFGAGSLGVNPDVIGTIAKQIAAAAHDVEVAIVVGGGNFFRGAELSQRGMDRGRADYMGMLGTVMNALALQDFLEQAGAATRVQSAISMTQVAEPYIPRRAERHLEKGRVVIFGAGAGLPYFSTDTVAAQRALEIGADEVLVAKNGVDGVYSADPKKDPTAEKLHHVTYQDALLKGLKVVDATAFSLCMDNGMPMHVFGMEGEGNVRAAIQGERIGTVVSN, encoded by the coding sequence ATGACCGACGAGAAGACCGGACGCCGACGAGTCCTGCTGAAGCTCTCGGGAGAGGCGTTCGGCGCCGGTTCCCTGGGCGTCAACCCGGACGTCATCGGCACCATCGCCAAGCAGATCGCCGCCGCCGCCCACGATGTCGAGGTCGCGATCGTCGTCGGTGGTGGCAACTTCTTCCGCGGCGCCGAGCTCTCGCAGCGCGGCATGGACCGGGGGCGCGCCGACTACATGGGCATGCTCGGCACCGTGATGAACGCGCTCGCGCTGCAGGACTTCCTGGAGCAGGCCGGTGCGGCCACCCGCGTGCAGTCCGCGATCAGCATGACCCAGGTCGCCGAGCCCTACATCCCGCGGCGCGCCGAGCGTCACCTCGAGAAGGGCCGCGTCGTCATCTTCGGCGCCGGCGCGGGGCTGCCGTACTTCTCGACCGACACCGTCGCGGCACAGCGTGCACTCGAGATCGGTGCCGACGAGGTGCTCGTCGCCAAGAACGGCGTCGACGGCGTGTACTCCGCCGACCCGAAGAAGGACCCGACGGCCGAGAAGCTGCACCACGTGACCTACCAGGACGCGCTGCTCAAGGGCCTCAAGGTGGTCGACGCCACCGCGTTCTCGCTCTGCATGGACAACGGCATGCCGATGCACGTCTTCGGCATGGAGGGCGAGGGCAACGTCCGCGCCGCGATCCAGGGCGAACGCATCGGCACCGTGGTCAGCAACTGA